A single genomic interval of Cellvibrio sp. PSBB023 harbors:
- the rimI gene encoding ribosomal protein S18-alanine N-acetyltransferase — protein sequence MSDSPRFVTYTGLELHLREITAEDIPAVMQLERSAHSHPWRQSSFEDCLKGRQKCWLAEAKNTLVGYVVITHGGGDAELLNLAVAPTFQRKGIGQCLLEYATQCVAGKADMLFLEVRVSNQKAIELYSKAGFFELGNRKNYYPTVNGHEDALLMARQL from the coding sequence ATGAGTGATTCTCCCCGCTTTGTTACTTACACTGGCCTTGAACTGCATTTGCGTGAAATTACCGCCGAGGATATTCCGGCAGTCATGCAACTGGAGCGCAGTGCTCACTCACATCCTTGGCGCCAATCCAGCTTTGAAGATTGCTTAAAGGGCCGGCAAAAATGCTGGTTAGCCGAAGCTAAAAATACCCTGGTGGGTTATGTTGTTATTACTCACGGTGGCGGTGATGCGGAATTATTGAATCTGGCTGTAGCACCTACTTTTCAGCGTAAAGGGATTGGACAATGTTTATTGGAGTATGCAACGCAGTGTGTTGCAGGCAAGGCCGATATGCTTTTCCTTGAGGTGAGAGTATCTAATCAAAAGGCGATTGAACTTTATTCCAAAGCGGGTTTTTTTGAGCTGGGCAATCGCAAAAATTATTATCCCACTGTTAATGGGCATGAAGATGCCTTGTTGATGGCGCGTCAACTTTAA